In one window of Rhodothermales bacterium DNA:
- the uvrB gene encoding excinuclease ABC subunit UvrB yields the protein MSAADAERRFEIQASFVPTGDQPRAIDELTKGALRGDPYQTLLGATGTGKTFTVSHLMQNLNRPTLVMSHNKTLAAQLYAEFKQFFPSNAVEFFISYYDYYQPEAYIPHSDTYIEKDMSVNERIDRLRLRATSALVSGRSDVIVVASVSCIYGLGSPDEYRAQIAQVQAGMEIERNALLHQLSSIFYTRNDIAFEPGAFRVRGDVVEVFPAYLEDIAYRITFWGDEIEKISSFEPLTGHIIEELQLLTIYPAKIFVTPKDKLEQALASIEEELHWRLAVLREMGKLVESQRLEQRTMFDLEMLREVGYCSGVENYSRHLSGLQPGQRPYCLFDYFPDDMLLVIDESHVTVPQIRAMYNGDRARKLTLVEHGFRLPSALDNRPMTFEEFEAKQKQVIYVSATPGDYEMEKCNGVFVEQVIRPTGIPDPVVILRPSKGQIDDLLEEIRGCAERGERTLVTTLTKRMSEDLTDYLDSFGVRVRYMHSDIDALERVNILRDLRLGEFDVLIGVNLLREGLDLPEVALVAILDADKEGFLRSDRSLIQTAGRAARNAAGRIIMYGDIITGSMQRMMAETLRRREIQLAYNEEHGITPRTVFKSREEILRGTVIAEEKADQEDGYSSRYHGGENALPIAADPVVKYLTNDQKRDLIAQLRKEMAEASAGLKFERAAELRDSIAQMEAAISRS from the coding sequence CCACCTGATGCAGAACCTGAACCGGCCCACGCTGGTGATGAGCCACAACAAGACGCTCGCCGCCCAGCTGTACGCCGAGTTCAAACAGTTTTTCCCGAGCAATGCCGTCGAGTTTTTTATCTCCTATTACGACTACTACCAACCCGAGGCGTACATCCCGCACTCGGACACCTACATCGAAAAGGATATGTCGGTCAACGAACGGATCGACCGGCTCCGGCTGCGCGCCACGAGCGCCCTGGTGTCCGGCCGGTCGGACGTGATCGTCGTCGCCAGCGTCTCCTGCATCTATGGCCTCGGCTCGCCCGACGAGTACCGCGCACAGATCGCGCAGGTCCAGGCGGGGATGGAAATCGAGCGGAACGCGCTCCTCCACCAGCTCTCCAGCATCTTTTATACCCGAAACGACATCGCCTTCGAACCCGGCGCCTTCCGCGTCCGCGGCGACGTCGTCGAGGTGTTTCCGGCCTACCTGGAGGATATCGCCTACCGGATTACGTTCTGGGGAGATGAGATCGAAAAGATCAGCAGCTTCGAGCCGCTCACCGGGCACATCATCGAGGAACTGCAACTCCTCACCATCTACCCGGCCAAGATCTTCGTCACGCCGAAAGACAAACTCGAACAGGCGCTGGCATCCATCGAAGAAGAGTTACACTGGCGCCTGGCCGTGCTGCGCGAAATGGGTAAACTCGTCGAGTCCCAACGTCTCGAACAGCGCACGATGTTCGACCTGGAGATGCTCCGCGAGGTCGGTTATTGCTCGGGCGTCGAAAACTACTCGCGCCACCTCTCCGGCCTCCAGCCCGGGCAACGGCCGTATTGTCTGTTTGATTATTTCCCGGATGACATGCTGCTTGTGATCGACGAGAGCCACGTCACGGTCCCCCAGATCCGCGCCATGTATAACGGCGACCGCGCCCGCAAACTCACGCTGGTCGAGCACGGCTTCCGCCTCCCCTCGGCCCTGGACAACCGCCCGATGACATTCGAGGAGTTCGAAGCCAAACAGAAGCAGGTGATCTACGTCAGCGCCACGCCGGGGGATTATGAGATGGAAAAATGCAACGGCGTGTTCGTCGAGCAGGTCATCCGCCCCACCGGCATCCCGGACCCCGTCGTCATCCTCCGCCCCTCCAAAGGCCAGATCGACGACCTGCTCGAGGAGATCCGCGGCTGCGCGGAGCGGGGCGAGCGGACGCTGGTCACCACGCTGACGAAGCGCATGTCCGAGGATCTCACCGATTACCTCGACTCGTTCGGCGTCCGCGTGCGGTACATGCACTCGGATATCGACGCCCTCGAACGCGTCAACATCCTGCGGGACCTGCGCCTCGGCGAGTTCGACGTCCTGATCGGCGTCAACCTCTTGCGCGAGGGCCTCGATCTTCCCGAGGTGGCGCTCGTCGCCATCCTCGACGCCGACAAGGAAGGCTTCCTGCGCAGCGACCGGTCGCTCATCCAGACCGCCGGCCGCGCCGCCCGTAACGCCGCCGGCCGCATCATCATGTACGGCGATATCATTACAGGATCCATGCAACGGATGATGGCCGAAACCCTGCGCCGGCGCGAGATCCAGCTCGCCTACAACGAAGAACACGGCATCACCCCACGCACGGTGTTCAAATCCCGGGAGGAAATCCTTCGCGGCACTGTCATCGCCGAGGAAAAAGCGGACCAGGAGGATGGGTACAGCTCGCGCTACCACGGGGGCGAAAACGCCCTTCCTATCGCGGCCGACCCGGTGGTCAAATACCTTACGAACGACCAGAAACGCGACCTCATCGCCCAGCTTCGCAAAGAAATGGCCGAGGCGTCGGCCGGCCTCAAATTCGAACGCGCCGCCGAACTCCGCGACAGCATCGCCCAGATGGAGGCGGCCATTTCACGCTCATGA
- a CDS encoding AraC family transcriptional regulator: MTIVFVLGAVQGLFLAAVLAGRTPRTTPNGLLAAAMTTFSIDLGIAAYHSAGLDARLPHFIGLDAAIGFLYGPLWFLYVRTLTTPPGTLRPRDALHFAPFVGLILFLAPFYLLSGADKLAGMRQPTENPYLAAIGFLAPFKLVIGAAYIGSVLVLIRRHGRRIRSAYSTLERVQLGWVRHVTIALVVLLVVSGSLFVASGPAGDYPVGLDPTGPFDDLTLLSVTVMVYFIGYLGLRQHEILLPNDPPPEPVIEFASNPAEPLQSNKPRYTRSGMDPETARRIKDRLCALMEQEHLYRNGQLTLIDLAGALDISPHNLTEVINTQLGLNFYDFVNGYRVREAQTQLADPACAHLTVLAIGLEAGFNSKSAFNAVFKKHTNHSPSDYRAGEPLPSHGT; encoded by the coding sequence ATGACCATTGTCTTCGTGCTGGGCGCCGTCCAGGGGCTGTTTCTCGCGGCGGTTCTAGCCGGCCGCACGCCGCGGACGACGCCCAACGGCCTCCTCGCGGCGGCGATGACGACGTTCTCCATCGATCTTGGCATCGCGGCCTACCACAGCGCCGGCCTGGACGCACGGCTCCCTCATTTCATCGGACTCGATGCCGCCATCGGCTTCCTGTACGGTCCGCTCTGGTTCCTCTACGTCCGGACGCTCACTACGCCTCCGGGGACGCTCCGACCGCGTGACGCGCTACATTTCGCGCCATTTGTCGGCCTCATCCTCTTCCTGGCGCCCTTTTATCTACTCAGCGGGGCGGACAAGCTCGCCGGCATGCGCCAGCCCACCGAAAACCCCTACCTCGCCGCCATCGGCTTCCTGGCGCCGTTTAAACTCGTCATCGGCGCCGCCTACATCGGCTCGGTACTCGTGCTCATTCGCCGCCACGGCCGGCGCATCCGGTCGGCGTACTCCACCCTCGAACGCGTCCAGCTCGGATGGGTCCGCCATGTCACCATCGCGCTTGTCGTGCTCCTCGTCGTATCCGGCAGTTTGTTCGTCGCCAGTGGCCCCGCCGGCGACTACCCGGTCGGCCTGGACCCGACCGGTCCCTTCGACGACCTGACGCTCCTCTCCGTCACGGTCATGGTCTATTTCATCGGCTACCTCGGCCTCCGGCAACACGAAATCCTGCTCCCTAACGACCCGCCCCCCGAACCGGTCATCGAGTTCGCGAGCAACCCCGCCGAGCCGCTCCAATCCAACAAGCCCCGCTACACCCGATCCGGCATGGACCCCGAAACGGCGCGCCGCATCAAGGACCGGCTGTGCGCGCTCATGGAACAGGAACACCTCTACCGAAACGGGCAACTCACGCTCATCGACCTCGCCGGCGCGCTCGACATCTCGCCCCATAACCTGACCGAAGTCATCAACACCCAGCTCGGTCTCAACTTCTACGATTTCGTCAATGGCTACCGGGTACGCGAGGCCCAGACCCAGCTGGCCGATCCCGCCTGCGCCCACCTCACCGTTCTGGCCATCGGGCTCGAGGCGGGGTTCAACTCCAAGTCGGCCTTCAACGCGGTCTTCAAAAAACACACAAACCACTCTCCGTCGGACTATCGGGCCGGCGAACCCCTGCCTTCACACGGGACTTGA
- a CDS encoding TonB-dependent receptor, which yields MRFFVPLLLLTGALCVLPNPASAQQTPPLFQTVRGVVLDRDSRAPLPGANILIVGIEPVMGTTTDSEGRFVVPHVPVGRRQIRASFLGFEPALLPEVLVTAGKEVFLSITLQEQVLQGQEVVVEAGAEKDRPHHEMAFVSARSFSVEETRRYAGGLDDPARMASAFAGIASAGGVQDNALSIRGHSPKGVQWRLQGVEIPNPNHFAGLSVAGGGGLTLFSSQLLASSDVMTGAFPAAFGNALAGVFDMQFRPGNASRREHTLQLGLIGVEAASEGPFHAGGDASYLINYRYSTLGLLLPLLPTESATTFQDLAFHVNIPTRRAGRFSLWGMGGSDRQSQRATMDSTAWEYDFWDRVDSDLKLDIGVAGVTHHALLGARTYLQSRLAASINRTLWDWVRLDDSLQRQPDLLIDSRDTRATASVQLNHKFSARHTHEVSLSVHRLGYDLTLRDAPDQQPPAVTLAAGDGQAYLLEAGAQSRFRPTDRLTLALGVHATRFGLTGSGAIEPRFALQWQASRRQTLSLGIGRHSQTEELRIYFADPNGDGRPDNGALGLARAHHFVLGYDLALSDVRRIKIETYYQHLFNIPVTPDSSYSMLNFEQDWGFNAALTNAGAGANAGIEFTLERFLRDGYYYLLTASLFDARYRGGDGVWRGSRFDRGYAINALAGKEIALRGGRRTLGVNGRLIGLGGKRYSPIDHAASIQEEQVVLDENSPFDARWPATFLVDFTVTYRIDRPEKSHVWALQVKNALGAKDRYFDFNYLRSAVETLREGFPLPVLSYKIEF from the coding sequence ATGCGTTTTTTCGTCCCGCTACTGCTTCTTACAGGAGCGTTGTGTGTCCTTCCGAATCCCGCCAGCGCTCAGCAGACCCCTCCTCTCTTCCAGACCGTCCGCGGGGTCGTCCTCGATCGCGATTCCCGCGCGCCCCTGCCGGGCGCCAACATCCTTATCGTGGGTATCGAGCCCGTAATGGGTACGACGACCGATTCCGAAGGTCGGTTCGTAGTGCCACACGTACCCGTCGGCCGGCGACAGATCCGCGCCAGTTTCCTCGGCTTCGAGCCGGCACTCCTCCCCGAAGTGCTCGTCACCGCCGGAAAAGAGGTCTTTCTATCCATCACCCTGCAAGAACAGGTGCTCCAGGGGCAGGAAGTCGTTGTCGAAGCGGGAGCGGAGAAGGATCGTCCACACCACGAAATGGCGTTTGTAAGCGCCCGCTCCTTTTCGGTGGAGGAGACCCGTCGGTACGCCGGCGGCCTCGACGACCCGGCCCGCATGGCCTCCGCCTTTGCCGGCATCGCCTCGGCCGGCGGCGTGCAGGACAATGCGCTGTCCATCCGCGGCCACAGCCCCAAAGGCGTACAATGGCGGCTCCAGGGGGTCGAGATCCCGAATCCAAACCACTTCGCCGGACTCAGTGTGGCCGGCGGCGGCGGCCTCACGCTCTTTAGCAGTCAATTGCTCGCTTCGTCCGACGTGATGACAGGGGCCTTCCCCGCCGCCTTCGGCAATGCGCTCGCCGGCGTATTCGACATGCAGTTCCGCCCGGGCAACGCCTCCCGACGGGAGCATACCCTCCAGCTGGGCCTCATCGGCGTCGAGGCGGCCTCGGAAGGACCCTTTCACGCCGGCGGCGATGCCTCCTACCTGATCAATTATCGCTACTCTACCCTCGGCCTCCTCCTCCCCCTTCTCCCCACCGAATCCGCCACGACCTTCCAGGACCTCGCGTTCCATGTCAACATCCCGACCCGTCGTGCCGGCCGGTTCAGCCTGTGGGGAATGGGCGGCAGCGACCGCCAATCCCAGCGCGCCACGATGGACTCGACGGCCTGGGAGTATGATTTCTGGGATCGCGTGGATTCCGACCTCAAACTCGACATCGGCGTCGCCGGCGTCACACACCACGCGCTCCTCGGCGCCCGAACCTACCTCCAGTCCCGGCTCGCGGCATCGATCAATCGGACCCTGTGGGACTGGGTGCGCCTCGACGATTCGCTCCAGCGGCAACCCGACCTATTAATCGATTCGCGTGATACCCGCGCCACGGCCAGCGTGCAGCTCAACCACAAGTTCAGCGCGCGCCATACCCACGAGGTGAGCCTCTCCGTCCATCGACTCGGGTACGACTTGACGCTTCGCGACGCACCCGACCAGCAGCCGCCGGCCGTCACATTGGCCGCCGGCGACGGCCAGGCCTACCTGCTCGAAGCCGGCGCCCAGTCTCGTTTCCGGCCGACGGACCGGCTCACGCTCGCCCTCGGGGTCCATGCGACCCGCTTCGGCCTCACGGGCAGCGGCGCGATCGAACCTCGCTTCGCCCTACAATGGCAGGCGAGCCGCCGCCAGACCCTCAGCCTCGGCATCGGCCGCCACAGCCAGACCGAAGAGCTCCGCATCTACTTCGCCGATCCAAACGGCGACGGCCGGCCAGACAACGGTGCACTCGGCCTGGCACGCGCCCATCACTTCGTCCTCGGGTACGACCTCGCCCTCTCTGACGTCCGCCGCATCAAGATCGAAACCTACTACCAGCACCTGTTCAATATCCCCGTGACGCCGGACAGCTCGTACTCGATGCTCAACTTCGAGCAGGACTGGGGTTTCAACGCGGCGCTCACGAATGCCGGCGCCGGCGCCAATGCCGGCATCGAGTTTACGCTCGAACGCTTCCTGCGTGACGGCTATTACTACCTCCTCACTGCATCCCTGTTCGATGCCCGTTACCGGGGCGGCGATGGCGTCTGGCGTGGCTCCCGGTTCGACCGCGGGTATGCCATCAACGCCCTTGCCGGCAAAGAAATCGCCCTCCGGGGTGGTCGACGCACACTCGGTGTCAATGGCCGGCTTATCGGCCTCGGCGGCAAACGCTACAGCCCTATCGACCACGCCGCATCCATCCAGGAAGAACAGGTTGTCCTCGACGAAAACAGCCCCTTCGATGCGCGTTGGCCGGCTACCTTTCTTGTCGATTTTACCGTCACATACCGCATCGATCGGCCGGAAAAATCGCACGTGTGGGCCCTGCAGGTTAAGAATGCACTCGGAGCGAAGGATCGTTATTTCGACTTTAACTACCTCCGGAGCGCCGTCGAAACCCTGCGCGAGGGCTTCCCCCTCCCTGTGCTAAGTTATAAGATCGAATTCTAA